A genomic region of Friedmanniella luteola contains the following coding sequences:
- the hisD gene encoding histidinol dehydrogenase — translation MLRTIDLRGRLAAGTRLDYATVVPRAVFDVAAAVEVVRPICDDVATRGAIALAEYSERFDHVVPPSFRVPAAALAAALDGLDPDVRAAFEESTRRRRLVSEAELGERAVDVQVAPGAQVTQRMIPVRRVGLYVPGGLAPLASSVIMNVVPAQVAGVQSIAVASPPQREFGGLPHPSILALCHLLGVEEVYAVGGAQAVAMFGYGVPGLCPRVDLVTGPGNIYVVAAKRLLKGRVGIDSEAGTTEIAVLADSSADPVHVAADLVSQAEHDPMAAAVLVTDAPDLAAAVERELQEQVDVTKHADRVRTALGGQQSAVILVDDVEQGLEVVDAYAAEHLEIQTRDAAAVAARVRNAGAIFVGPWSPVSLGDYSAGSTHVLPTAGCACHSSGLNVKSFLKAVHVVSYTEDALAAVARHVEVFADAENLPAHGAAVSRRFPRGAGTVR, via the coding sequence GTGCTGAGGACGATCGACCTGCGGGGCCGCCTGGCGGCCGGGACACGGCTGGACTACGCCACGGTGGTGCCGCGCGCCGTCTTCGACGTCGCGGCGGCCGTGGAGGTGGTGCGGCCGATCTGCGACGACGTGGCCACGCGGGGCGCCATCGCCCTGGCCGAGTACTCCGAGCGCTTCGACCACGTCGTCCCGCCGTCGTTCCGGGTGCCGGCGGCGGCGCTCGCCGCCGCCCTCGACGGACTCGACCCCGACGTCCGCGCGGCCTTCGAGGAGTCCACCCGGCGGCGCCGGCTGGTGAGCGAGGCCGAGCTGGGCGAACGCGCCGTCGACGTGCAGGTCGCACCGGGCGCGCAGGTCACCCAGCGGATGATCCCGGTCCGCCGCGTCGGGCTCTACGTCCCGGGTGGGCTGGCCCCGCTGGCGTCCAGCGTGATCATGAACGTGGTGCCGGCCCAGGTCGCGGGCGTGCAGTCGATCGCCGTCGCGTCCCCGCCCCAGCGCGAGTTCGGCGGGCTGCCGCACCCCAGCATCCTGGCGCTGTGCCACCTGCTGGGCGTCGAGGAGGTCTACGCCGTCGGCGGGGCGCAGGCCGTCGCCATGTTCGGCTACGGGGTCCCCGGGCTGTGCCCGCGCGTCGACCTGGTGACCGGGCCGGGCAACATCTACGTCGTCGCGGCCAAGCGACTGCTCAAGGGCCGGGTGGGCATCGACTCCGAGGCCGGCACCACCGAGATCGCCGTGCTGGCCGACTCCTCCGCCGACCCGGTGCACGTGGCCGCCGACCTCGTCAGCCAGGCCGAGCACGACCCGATGGCCGCCGCGGTCCTGGTCACCGACGCCCCGGACCTCGCCGCGGCGGTCGAGCGCGAGCTCCAGGAGCAGGTGGACGTCACGAAGCACGCCGACCGGGTCCGCACCGCCCTCGGCGGCCAGCAGTCGGCCGTCATCCTGGTGGACGACGTCGAGCAGGGCCTGGAGGTCGTCGACGCCTACGCCGCCGAGCACCTGGAGATCCAGACCCGCGACGCGGCGGCGGTCGCCGCCCGGGTGCGCAACGCGGGCGCGATCTTCGTGGGGCCGTGGTCGCCGGTGTCGCTCGGCGACTACTCCGCCGGCAGCACGCACGTGCTGCCCACGGCCGGCTGCGCCTGCCACTCCTCGGGGCTGAACGTCAAGAGCTTCCTCAAGGCGGTGCACGTCGTCAGCTACACCGAGGACGCGCTGGCGGCGGTGGCCCGGCACGTCGAGGTGTTCGCCGACGCCGAGAACCTGCCCGCTCACGGTGCAGCGGTCAGCCGGCGGTTCCCCCGCGGCGCGGGCACCGTCCGATGA
- a CDS encoding DUF554 domain-containing protein, translating into MTFPGVGTLVNVATVLAGSGLGLLLGHRLPARTRDTVTDGLGLVTLLIGGLSAASVGSAVLADVVGSSAPVLIVLGSLLLGGIVGSLVDVERRLEDLGGWIRSRLGRRDGLVEGPHAQARERFIEAFVSSSLVFCVGPLTILGSLSDGLGLGAEQLYLKATLDGFAAIAFAASLGVGVLASALTVAVVQGLLTVVGLVVGDVLPPAHLDALTATGGLLLLGVGLRLLRIRQVPVGNLLPALLVAPLLVALVAASR; encoded by the coding sequence ATGACCTTCCCGGGCGTCGGCACGCTCGTCAACGTCGCCACCGTGCTCGCGGGGTCGGGCCTCGGCCTGCTGCTCGGTCACCGGCTGCCCGCGCGGACCCGGGACACCGTCACCGACGGGCTCGGCCTGGTCACCCTGCTGATCGGCGGGCTGTCGGCCGCCTCGGTGGGCTCCGCCGTGCTGGCCGACGTCGTCGGGAGCTCGGCCCCGGTGCTGATCGTGCTGGGCTCGCTGCTGCTGGGCGGCATCGTCGGCTCGCTGGTGGACGTCGAGCGGCGCCTGGAGGACCTCGGCGGCTGGATCCGGAGCCGGCTCGGCCGCCGTGACGGGCTGGTCGAGGGGCCGCACGCGCAGGCGCGGGAGCGGTTCATCGAGGCCTTCGTGTCCTCGTCGCTGGTGTTCTGCGTCGGCCCGCTGACCATCCTGGGGTCCCTGTCCGACGGCCTCGGGCTGGGCGCCGAGCAGCTGTACCTGAAGGCCACCCTCGACGGCTTCGCCGCCATCGCCTTCGCCGCCTCCCTGGGCGTCGGCGTGCTGGCCTCGGCCCTGACGGTCGCCGTCGTGCAGGGGCTGCTGACCGTCGTCGGTCTGGTGGTCGGGGACGTCCTGCCCCCCGCGCACCTCGACGCGCTGACGGCGACGGGCGGCCTGCTGCTGCTCGGCGTCGGGCTGCGGCTGCTGCGGATCCGCCAGGTGCCGGTGGGCAACCTGCTGCCGGCGCTGCTCGTCGCCCCGCTGCTGGTCGCGCTCGTGGCGGCGTCCCGGTGA
- a CDS encoding AzlC family ABC transporter permease encodes MSAPASADAPDEAADRRSVLRAALGIGLYAGAFGASFGAVAVGSGLSVGQAMVLSLVMFSGASQFAFTGVAAAGGSTVTAVAAALLLGLRNAFYGVTLTSVLAPRGLARLWTAHFVIDETTAMAVGQPGVRLQRYAFWSTGLVLCALWQLGTLAGALAGGVVDPSDLGLDAAGPAVFLALLWPGLKRVEARWVAVAGAAVALALVPVAPEGVPVLASAGVAVLAGLRPGPGEGPEATS; translated from the coding sequence GTGAGCGCGCCGGCCTCCGCCGACGCGCCCGACGAGGCCGCGGACCGCCGGTCGGTGCTGCGGGCGGCGCTGGGCATCGGCCTGTACGCGGGGGCCTTCGGGGCCTCGTTCGGCGCCGTCGCGGTGGGCTCGGGCCTCAGCGTCGGGCAGGCGATGGTGCTCAGCCTGGTGATGTTCTCCGGCGCCTCCCAGTTCGCCTTCACGGGGGTGGCGGCCGCCGGGGGCTCGACGGTCACCGCGGTGGCGGCCGCCCTGCTGCTGGGGCTGCGGAACGCGTTCTACGGCGTGACGCTCACCTCGGTGCTGGCCCCGCGGGGGCTCGCCCGGTTGTGGACCGCGCACTTCGTCATCGACGAGACGACGGCGATGGCGGTCGGCCAGCCGGGCGTCCGGCTGCAGCGCTACGCGTTCTGGTCGACCGGCCTCGTGCTGTGCGCGCTGTGGCAGCTGGGCACGCTGGCCGGGGCGCTCGCCGGCGGGGTCGTCGACCCGTCCGACCTCGGCCTCGACGCCGCCGGGCCGGCCGTCTTCCTCGCGCTGCTGTGGCCCGGGCTGAAGCGCGTCGAGGCGCGCTGGGTGGCCGTCGCCGGCGCCGCCGTCGCGCTGGCCCTCGTGCCGGTCGCCCCCGAGGGCGTGCCCGTGCTGGCCTCGGCCGGCGTCGCCGTGCTGGCGGGGCTGCGACCCGGCCCCGGGGAAGGGCCGGAGGCGACGTCGTGA
- a CDS encoding AzlD domain-containing protein, with protein sequence MTALWVALLVAAVGSYLTKLAGLSLPESVLAHPRVQRVAAFLPVAMLAALVAVQLVDGGGRYAVDWRVLVGVAAAVVALLLRRGFLVVFLTAIAVTALLRLLT encoded by the coding sequence GTGACCGCGCTCTGGGTGGCCCTGCTGGTCGCCGCCGTCGGCAGCTACCTGACCAAGCTGGCCGGGCTGTCGCTGCCGGAGTCGGTGCTGGCCCACCCCCGGGTCCAGCGGGTGGCGGCCTTCCTGCCGGTCGCCATGCTCGCCGCGCTCGTCGCCGTCCAGCTGGTCGACGGCGGCGGTCGCTACGCGGTCGACTGGCGCGTGCTGGTGGGGGTGGCCGCCGCCGTCGTCGCGCTGCTGCTGCGCCGCGGGTTCCTCGTCGTGTTCCTCACCGCCATCGCCGTGACCGCGCTGCTGCGGCTGCTGACCTGA
- a CDS encoding zinc-dependent alcohol dehydrogenase, whose product MQAMVYRGPYKIRVEEKDIPRIEHPNDAIIKVALAAICGSDLHLYHGLMPDTRVGHTFGHEFIGVVHEVGPSVQNLQVGDRVMVPFNIYCGSCFYCARGLYSNCHNVNPNATAVGGIYGYSHTTGGYDGGQAEYVRVPFADVGPAKIPAWLTDEDAVLCTDALATGYFGAQLADIVEGDVVAVFGAGPVGLYAAASAWLMGAGRVIVIDHLDYRLEKARTFAHAETRNFAEFDDIVVEMKKTTGWLGADRVIDAVGAEADGNFRQVLTGTKLKLQGGSPVALNWAIDSVRKGGTVSVVGAYGPVPNMVKFGDALNKGLTIRGNQTPVKRQWPRLLSHIQNGYLKPSGIVTHRLPLEHIAEGYHMFSAKLDGCIKTLIEPGA is encoded by the coding sequence ATGCAGGCGATGGTCTACCGCGGGCCCTACAAGATCCGGGTCGAGGAGAAGGACATCCCGCGGATCGAGCACCCGAACGACGCGATCATCAAGGTGGCCCTGGCGGCGATCTGCGGGTCCGACCTGCACCTCTACCACGGGCTGATGCCGGACACCCGGGTCGGCCACACCTTCGGCCACGAGTTCATCGGCGTGGTGCACGAGGTGGGCCCGTCGGTGCAGAACCTGCAGGTCGGCGACCGGGTCATGGTGCCCTTCAACATCTACTGCGGCTCCTGCTTCTACTGCGCGCGCGGCCTCTACTCCAACTGCCACAACGTCAACCCGAACGCCACCGCGGTCGGCGGGATCTACGGCTACTCCCACACCACGGGGGGTTACGACGGCGGCCAGGCCGAGTACGTGCGGGTGCCGTTCGCCGACGTCGGACCCGCGAAGATCCCCGCCTGGCTGACCGACGAGGACGCCGTGCTCTGCACCGACGCCCTGGCGACGGGCTACTTCGGCGCCCAGCTGGCCGACATCGTCGAGGGCGACGTGGTGGCCGTCTTCGGGGCCGGGCCGGTCGGCCTCTACGCCGCCGCCTCGGCCTGGCTGATGGGCGCCGGCCGGGTCATCGTCATCGACCACCTCGACTACCGGTTGGAGAAGGCGCGCACCTTCGCCCACGCCGAGACCCGCAACTTCGCCGAGTTCGACGACATCGTCGTGGAGATGAAGAAGACCACCGGCTGGCTGGGGGCCGACCGGGTGATCGACGCGGTCGGCGCCGAGGCTGACGGGAACTTCCGCCAGGTGCTCACCGGCACCAAGCTCAAGCTGCAGGGCGGCTCCCCGGTGGCGCTGAACTGGGCCATCGACAGCGTGCGGAAGGGCGGGACGGTCTCCGTCGTCGGCGCCTACGGCCCGGTGCCGAACATGGTCAAGTTCGGCGACGCCCTGAACAAGGGCCTGACGATCCGCGGCAACCAGACGCCGGTCAAGCGGCAGTGGCCGCGGCTGCTCTCCCACATCCAGAACGGCTACCTGAAGCCCAGCGGGATCGTCACCCACCGGCTGCCGCTGGAGCACATCGCCGAGGGCTACCACATGTTCTCGGCGAAGCTCGACGGCTGCATCAAGACGCTCATCGAGCCCGGCGCCTGA
- the deoC gene encoding deoxyribose-phosphate aldolase, translating to MTDNRIPELTPAAVARLIDHTLLKPEATVADVEALVAEAVALGTYSVCVSPSMLPLAVPAGSGLKIAAVTGFPSGKHTSATKAAEAAQAVAAGADEIDMVIDVGAAKAHDFDAVQADVTSVRAAVPAPTVLKVIIEAAALSDEEIVGVCRAAVEAGADFVKTSTGFHPSGGATEHAVRLMAETVGDRAHVKASGGVRTLDDARRMVAAGATRLGVSGSRALLGSDPAEGAAGY from the coding sequence ATGACCGACAACCGCATCCCCGAGCTCACCCCGGCCGCGGTCGCGCGGCTGATCGACCACACCCTGCTCAAGCCCGAGGCCACGGTCGCCGACGTCGAGGCGCTGGTCGCCGAGGCGGTCGCGCTCGGCACCTACTCGGTGTGCGTCTCGCCGTCGATGCTGCCCCTCGCCGTGCCGGCGGGCAGCGGCCTCAAGATCGCGGCGGTCACGGGGTTCCCGAGCGGGAAGCACACCTCGGCGACCAAGGCGGCCGAGGCGGCGCAGGCGGTCGCGGCCGGGGCCGACGAGATCGACATGGTGATCGACGTGGGCGCCGCCAAGGCGCACGACTTCGACGCGGTGCAGGCCGACGTCACCAGCGTCCGGGCCGCCGTGCCGGCTCCGACCGTGCTCAAGGTCATCATCGAGGCCGCGGCGCTGAGCGACGAGGAGATCGTCGGGGTCTGCCGGGCCGCGGTCGAGGCGGGCGCGGACTTCGTCAAGACCTCCACCGGGTTCCACCCCTCCGGCGGGGCGACCGAGCACGCCGTCCGGCTGATGGCCGAGACGGTGGGCGACCGCGCGCACGTCAAGGCTTCCGGCGGGGTCCGCACCCTCGACGACGCCCGCCGGATGGTCGCGGCCGGCGCCACCCGGCTCGGCGTCTCCGGCTCCCGCGCCCTGCTGGGCTCCGACCCGGCCGAGGGCGCGGCGGGGTACTGA
- a CDS encoding sugar-binding transcriptional regulator, with protein sequence MSTPTPDRTTLLLDVAQRYWEQGRTQEDIGHELHLTRWKVGRLLEEARAEGIVQITVVHPRARRRDLEAELRARFGLRDCVVVPTPSGPAAGSTHVALAAADLLRSRGRALRTLGVSWGNTLQEVAAVLPAGWTTGLEVVQVNGSVSRSVRPTTAADVALSIARSGNGRATLLPLPAIVEHASTRTALYAESSVRDTLARARAADALLFSLGALSPDSVLVQSGAVTAAELERLRAAGACGDVLGHYVTADGHVADAEVEARTVGLTLDDLRGAGQAIAVASGPAKAAVIAAALTSGLCSVLVTDEDAARRALSAA encoded by the coding sequence GTGAGCACCCCGACGCCGGACCGGACGACGCTGCTGCTGGACGTCGCGCAGCGCTACTGGGAGCAGGGCCGCACCCAGGAGGACATCGGCCACGAGCTGCACCTCACCCGCTGGAAGGTGGGCCGGCTGCTGGAGGAGGCCCGCGCCGAGGGGATCGTGCAGATCACCGTCGTGCACCCGCGCGCCCGGCGCCGCGACCTCGAGGCCGAGCTGCGGGCCCGGTTCGGGCTGCGGGACTGCGTCGTCGTGCCCACCCCGAGCGGTCCGGCCGCCGGCAGCACCCACGTCGCCCTGGCCGCTGCCGACCTGCTGCGCAGCCGCGGCCGGGCGCTCCGCACGCTGGGCGTCTCGTGGGGCAACACCCTCCAGGAGGTGGCGGCCGTGCTGCCCGCCGGCTGGACCACCGGGCTCGAGGTCGTCCAGGTCAACGGCAGCGTGAGCCGCTCCGTGCGGCCCACGACCGCGGCCGACGTGGCCCTGAGCATCGCCCGCAGCGGCAACGGCCGCGCCACCCTGCTGCCGCTCCCGGCGATCGTCGAGCACGCCAGCACCCGGACCGCGCTGTACGCCGAGTCCTCGGTCCGCGACACCCTGGCCCGCGCCCGCGCGGCGGACGCCCTGCTGTTCTCCCTCGGCGCGCTGAGCCCCGACTCCGTGCTGGTGCAGAGCGGGGCGGTGACCGCCGCCGAGCTCGAGCGGCTGCGGGCGGCCGGAGCCTGCGGCGACGTCCTCGGCCACTACGTCACCGCGGACGGGCACGTGGCCGACGCGGAGGTCGAGGCCCGCACCGTCGGCCTGACGCTCGACGACCTCCGCGGCGCGGGCCAGGCCATCGCCGTCGCGTCCGGCCCCGCCAAGGCGGCCGTCATCGCCGCCGCCCTGACCAGCGGCCTCTGCTCGGTCCTGGTCACCGACGAGGACGCGGCCCGCCGTGCCCTGAGCGCGGCCTGA
- a CDS encoding FGGY family carbohydrate kinase — MGLLLALDLGTEGARVGAFTEDGTALGSVHRPYATTFPRAGWAEQDPEAWWSAVVDAARTLLATDACRAAGPVLAVASATTASTVAVLDADGRPLRPAILWMDSRASAQAARTAALAERHPVLAWSGGSDASEWLLPKAVWLKENEPATWARAARVVEALDYLTFRLTGRWVGSQMNAVCKYNYDGLRGAFPVALYADLGVADLVERLPDEIRPVGSVAGPLTREAADLFGTAPGAPVVVGGIDAHVSLLSCGASDDVVSLVSGTSSAIVAEVDEPTETTEIWGPYPHALRTTKWLVEGGQVTSGSVLTWAGEGIMGVAREDLSALVEGASRVEAGAHGLLALDTFMGNRTPYRDARLRGAVVGLTLGTTREELYRAAVEAVACGTRGVVESFERAGVACGRLVFSGGIEKNRLWQQVTVDVLGREVEIVDGDNLTLRACAVIGAAGAGLVAGLDEGAAAHAPRTRTLTPDAGRHALYRQTYADYVGLMQALTPLMHASVDRLAAR, encoded by the coding sequence GTGGGCCTGCTGCTGGCCCTCGACCTCGGCACGGAGGGCGCCCGGGTCGGGGCCTTCACCGAGGACGGCACCGCCCTCGGCTCGGTGCACCGGCCCTACGCCACCACCTTCCCGCGCGCGGGCTGGGCCGAGCAGGACCCGGAGGCGTGGTGGTCCGCCGTCGTCGACGCGGCCCGCACCCTGCTGGCCACCGACGCCTGCCGGGCCGCCGGGCCGGTCCTCGCCGTCGCCTCCGCCACCACGGCCTCGACCGTCGCCGTCCTCGACGCCGACGGGCGGCCGCTGCGGCCGGCGATCCTGTGGATGGACTCCCGGGCCTCGGCCCAGGCGGCGCGGACGGCCGCGCTGGCCGAGCGCCACCCGGTGCTGGCGTGGTCGGGCGGCTCGGACGCGTCCGAGTGGCTGCTGCCCAAGGCCGTGTGGCTCAAGGAGAACGAGCCGGCGACCTGGGCGCGGGCGGCGCGCGTCGTCGAGGCCCTGGACTACCTGACGTTCCGGCTGACCGGCCGCTGGGTCGGGTCGCAGATGAACGCCGTCTGCAAGTACAACTACGACGGCCTGCGCGGCGCCTTCCCGGTCGCGCTGTACGCCGACCTCGGCGTCGCCGACCTGGTCGAGCGGCTGCCCGACGAGATCCGTCCCGTCGGGTCGGTCGCCGGGCCCCTGACCCGGGAGGCGGCCGACCTCTTCGGCACCGCACCGGGCGCCCCGGTCGTGGTCGGGGGGATCGACGCGCACGTCTCGCTGCTCTCCTGCGGCGCGTCCGACGACGTCGTCTCCCTGGTGTCGGGGACCTCCTCGGCGATCGTCGCCGAGGTCGACGAGCCGACCGAGACCACCGAGATCTGGGGGCCCTACCCGCACGCCCTGCGGACCACGAAGTGGCTGGTCGAGGGCGGCCAGGTGACCAGCGGCTCGGTGCTGACCTGGGCCGGCGAGGGCATCATGGGCGTCGCCCGGGAGGACCTGTCCGCCCTCGTCGAGGGCGCCTCGCGCGTCGAGGCCGGCGCCCACGGGCTGCTGGCCCTGGACACCTTCATGGGCAACCGGACGCCGTACCGCGACGCCCGGCTGCGCGGCGCCGTCGTCGGGCTCACCCTTGGCACGACGCGGGAGGAGCTGTACCGGGCCGCCGTCGAGGCGGTCGCCTGCGGCACCCGGGGGGTCGTCGAGTCCTTTGAGCGGGCCGGCGTCGCCTGCGGCCGGCTGGTCTTCTCCGGCGGCATCGAGAAGAACCGGCTCTGGCAGCAGGTCACCGTGGACGTGCTGGGCCGGGAGGTCGAGATCGTCGACGGCGACAACCTGACCCTGCGGGCCTGCGCGGTGATCGGCGCCGCCGGCGCGGGTCTGGTCGCCGGGCTCGACGAGGGTGCGGCGGCCCACGCGCCCCGGACCCGCACCCTGACCCCGGACGCCGGGCGGCACGCGCTCTACCGGCAGACCTACGCCGACTACGTCGGGCTGATGCAGGCCCTGACCCCGCTGATGCACGCCTCGGTCGACCGGCTGGCGGCCCGGTGA
- a CDS encoding galactitol-1-phosphate 5-dehydrogenase — MPDLPSSMTAAVMHAPGDIRVEEVPVPTPGAGEVLLKVAACGVCGSDIPRMLRNGGYVMPIICGHEFSAHVETLGEGVTGFSPGDLVSVPPLIPCRHCDFCVRGDFGLCEDYDYFGSRSDGAYAQYVVSPVGNLLPMPEGLDPRAAAMLDPAAIALHALWKTGLRAGHRVLVVGAGPIGLFAVQWARLHGAAEVVTIDLSEEKSAMAREAGADHAVQTLDEARAVAGRGFDVVLESAGVPVTADMAARLVGPKGHAVFVGIPHAPVELAKETWNQFLRLEVTLHGSWNSFSAPFPGDEWRVAAAKMASGELRWEFMITHELPLAALPEMMQKLGARSEHSSKVIFVPNAG, encoded by the coding sequence GTGCCGGACCTGCCCAGCTCGATGACCGCCGCCGTGATGCACGCCCCCGGCGACATCCGCGTCGAGGAGGTGCCCGTGCCGACCCCGGGGGCGGGCGAGGTGCTGCTCAAGGTGGCGGCCTGCGGCGTCTGCGGCTCCGACATCCCCCGGATGCTCCGCAACGGCGGCTACGTCATGCCGATCATCTGCGGCCACGAGTTCTCCGCCCACGTGGAGACCCTGGGGGAGGGCGTCACCGGCTTCAGCCCGGGCGACCTCGTCTCGGTGCCGCCGCTGATCCCGTGCCGGCACTGCGACTTCTGCGTCCGTGGCGACTTCGGGCTCTGCGAGGACTACGACTACTTCGGCAGCCGCAGCGACGGCGCGTACGCGCAGTACGTCGTCTCGCCCGTCGGCAACCTGCTGCCGATGCCGGAGGGCCTCGACCCCCGGGCCGCCGCGATGCTCGACCCGGCCGCCATCGCCCTGCACGCGCTCTGGAAGACCGGCCTGCGGGCCGGGCACCGGGTGCTCGTGGTCGGCGCGGGCCCGATCGGGCTGTTCGCGGTCCAGTGGGCCCGGCTGCACGGGGCCGCCGAGGTGGTCACGATCGACCTGAGCGAGGAGAAGTCGGCGATGGCCCGCGAGGCGGGCGCCGACCACGCCGTCCAGACCCTCGACGAGGCCAGAGCGGTGGCCGGCCGCGGCTTCGACGTCGTGCTCGAGTCGGCCGGGGTCCCGGTCACCGCGGACATGGCGGCCCGGCTGGTGGGACCGAAGGGCCACGCGGTCTTCGTCGGCATCCCGCACGCGCCGGTGGAGCTCGCCAAGGAGACCTGGAACCAGTTCCTGCGGCTCGAGGTCACCCTGCACGGTTCCTGGAACTCGTTCTCGGCGCCGTTCCCCGGCGACGAGTGGCGGGTCGCCGCGGCCAAGATGGCGAGCGGTGAGCTGCGCTGGGAGTTCATGATCACCCACGAGCTGCCGCTGGCCGCCCTGCCCGAGATGATGCAGAAGCTCGGGGCCCGGTCGGAGCACTCCTCCAAGGTGATCTTCGTCCCGAACGCGGGCTGA
- a CDS encoding ANTAR domain-containing protein, translating into MTQPDLPPPAPEAAPGPVPARPTAAGPPGPAARHPVLERVADLARHVAPGVLAVSVTVLRDGRLHTLTTTGPGAALLDEQQRTRGGGPSLDALTGGRTVTLTPADGAWTPGFARVAEALGVQQVLAVSLPAPRAERLALTLYGTGAEPLSRPPVALVEALVHVAVDALRPTRPRPTTPAHRGLRAQAAVAQATGVVMAAHRCPADEALALLTAAASSQRRGLDEVATAVVADVSPG; encoded by the coding sequence GTGACCCAGCCCGATCTGCCACCGCCGGCGCCCGAGGCCGCACCGGGTCCGGTCCCCGCCCGACCGACCGCGGCCGGCCCTCCTGGACCGGCCGCCCGGCACCCCGTCCTCGAGCGGGTCGCCGATCTCGCCCGGCACGTGGCCCCCGGCGTCCTGGCCGTGTCGGTGACGGTCCTGCGCGACGGCCGGCTGCACACCCTCACGACGACCGGCCCCGGCGCCGCCCTGCTCGACGAGCAGCAGCGGACCCGGGGGGGCGGGCCCTCGTTGGACGCGCTGACGGGCGGCCGGACCGTCACCCTGACCCCGGCTGACGGCGCCTGGACCCCCGGCTTCGCCCGGGTGGCGGAGGCCCTGGGCGTCCAGCAGGTCCTGGCCGTCAGCCTGCCCGCACCCCGGGCGGAGCGGCTGGCGCTGACCCTCTACGGCACGGGTGCCGAGCCGTTGTCCCGGCCCCCGGTGGCGCTGGTCGAGGCGCTGGTGCACGTCGCGGTCGACGCCCTGCGGCCCACCCGACCCCGTCCGACCACGCCGGCGCACCGGGGCCTGCGCGCCCAGGCGGCCGTGGCGCAGGCCACCGGGGTGGTGATGGCCGCCCACCGCTGCCCGGCCGACGAGGCGCTGGCCCTGCTCACCGCGGCGGCGTCGAGCCAGCGCCGCGGCCTCGACGAGGTGGCCACCGCGGTGGTCGCCGACGTCAGCCCGGGCTGA
- the ybaK gene encoding Cys-tRNA(Pro) deacylase, whose protein sequence is MAKNRAGGTPATVALARAGVAHSLHPYAHEDGTSHYGDEAAAALGVPPGRIFKTLLADLGGELVVAVVPVARQLDLKALAAALGAKKATMADPAAATRSTGYVLGGISPLGQRTRLRTVVDRSAGDFPTVYVSAGRRGLQVELAPDDLARMTGAVTAAIGH, encoded by the coding sequence ATGGCGAAGAACCGTGCGGGCGGCACCCCGGCCACCGTGGCCCTGGCGCGAGCCGGGGTCGCGCACAGCCTGCACCCCTACGCCCACGAGGACGGCACGTCGCACTACGGGGACGAGGCGGCCGCGGCCCTCGGCGTGCCCCCGGGGCGGATCTTCAAGACGCTGCTCGCCGACCTGGGCGGCGAGCTGGTCGTGGCGGTCGTCCCGGTGGCCCGGCAGCTCGACCTCAAGGCGCTCGCTGCCGCGCTCGGCGCCAAGAAGGCGACGATGGCCGACCCGGCCGCCGCGACACGGAGCACGGGGTACGTGCTGGGCGGCATCTCCCCGCTCGGGCAGCGGACCCGGCTGCGCACCGTCGTGGACCGCTCCGCCGGGGACTTCCCCACCGTCTACGTCTCGGCGGGCCGGCGCGGGCTGCAGGTGGAGCTGGCCCCCGACGACCTCGCGCGGATGACGGGGGCGGTCACGGCGGCGATCGGCCACTGA